One part of the Sander vitreus isolate 19-12246 chromosome 10, sanVit1, whole genome shotgun sequence genome encodes these proteins:
- the neurl1b gene encoding E3 ubiquitin-protein ligase NEURL1B isoform X1 yields MGNEQSSRCIPFDLNDVPLSNKEKKLNCATEDATLQPRPVASRQYYTLPKNGAGVERRTSAAPVSINVESPRFHPHAKGKNIKLDGQLRRATRKNSFCNGITFSHRPVHLYEKVRLRLSGVHTGWSGALRFGFTSLDPSELVATDIPKYACPDLVTRPGYWAKALPERLALKDNVLSFWADRHGRVFYSINDGEPILFHCGLSIGCPLWAIIDIYGITQEVTLLESTFAESVGSSCLSAARLSAYLPQSSHDSANYNNNQLENNQAAAAKMANLQLNNYTQLIPCCSSTSSSSTPSSSASTGFSTPRVVRGLPSPLDNDLHFHPVRGSDVILSADRFAACIHFLDSSRTLVFSDRPLHVGETLYVEVGHLGLPYFGALMFGLTSCDPASLHAADLPADPEVLLDRKEYWVVHRGFPMPCSGDVLSFSLLPSGDVHHGVNGVGRGRLLCVDTSQVLWAFFTLHGAVNRLRILGTLQSSPPSTSPSTSQSNSPDDSDSDLAFSVNRSSSASESSLVTAPSSPLSPPVSPTLTASELPSAGKNGECTICFDQDVDTVIYTCGHMCLCNDCGLKLKRQINACCPICRRPIKDVIKTYRP; encoded by the exons ATGCGACGCTGCAACCCCGCCCGGTGGCCAGCAGGCAGTACTACACCCTGCCTAAGAATGGTGCAGGTGTGGAGAGAAGAACGTCCGCCGCTCCAGTCAGCATCAATGTGGAGTCACCCCGCTTTCACCCCCACGCCAAAGGCAAGAATATCAAGCTGGATGGGCAGCTTCGGCGTGCCACACGCAAGAACAGCTTCTGTAATGGCATCACTTTCAGCCACAGGCCTGTCCACCTCTATGAGAAG GTGCGTCTTCGCCTGAGTGGCGTACACACTGGCTGGAGTGGAGCTCTACGCTTCGGTTTCACCAGTTTGGACCCCAGTGAATTGGTCGCTACAGACATCCCCAAGTATGCTTGCCCAGACCTGGTGACACGGCCCGGCTACTGGGCCAAAGCTCTGCCTGAGAGACTGGCCTTGAAGGACAATGTTTTGTCATTCTGGGCTGATCGCCATGGAAGAGTTTTCTACAGCATCAACGATGGAGAGCCCATCCTCTTCCACTGTGGGCTCAGCATCGGCTGTCCACTCTGGGCCATCATAGATATCTATGGCATCACTCAGGAGGTCACACTGCTTG AAAGCACGTTTGCTGAGAGTGTGGGATCCAGCTGCCTGAGTGCAGCCCGTCTGAGTGCCTATCTGCCCCAGAGTAGCCACGACTCAGCCAATTACAACAACAATCAACTGGAGAACAACCAGGCTGCTGCTGCCAAGATGGCCAACCTCCAGCTCAATAACTACACTCAGCTTATCCCCTGCTGctcctccacctcttcctcctccacaccATCCTCATCTGCCTCCACTGGATTCAGCACCCCGAGGGTGGTCCGGGGCCTTCCTTCCCCGCTGGACAATGACTTGCACTTTCACCCCGTTCGTGGCTCTGATGTAATACTCTCTGCAGACCGCTTTGCCGCCTGCATCCACTTTCTGGACAGCAGTCGGACTCTGGTGTTCAGTGACCGTCCGCTGCATGTGGGTGAGACTTTGTACGTGGAAGTCGGCCACCTGGGCCTGCCCTACTTTGGGGCGCTGATGTTTGGTTTAACATCCTGTGACCCTGCCAGTCTACATGCCGCGGACTTACCGGCAGACCCTGAAGTTCTCCTGGACCGTAAAGAGTATTGGGTGGTGCATCGGGGCTTCCCCATGCCTTGCTCTGGAGATGTGCTCAGCTTCAGTCTGCTGCCCAGCGGAGATGTGCACCACGGGGTGAATGGAGTGGGACGTGGGAGACTGCTCTGTGTGGACACCTCTCAGGTCCTCTGGGCCTTTTTCACCCTGCATGGGGCTGTCAACAGACTCAGGATACTGG GAACACTGCAGTCCAGTCCTCCCTCCACATCCCCCAGCACTTCTCAAAGCAACAGCCCCGATGACAGTGACTCCGACCTGGCGTTCAGTGTCAACAGATCCTCCTCTGCCTCGGAATCCTCTCTGG TGACTGCTCCCAGCTCCCCCCTCAGCCCTCCCGTCTCTCCGACTCTCACCGCCTCAGAACTGCCCTCTGCTGGAAAAAACGGAGAATGCACCATTTGCTTCGACCAGGACGTGGACACCGTCATCTACACCTGTGGACACATGTGTCTGTGCAACGACTGTGGGCTGAAGCTGAAGAGACAGATCAATGCGTGCTGTCCGATATGCAGGAGGCCGATCAAAGATGTTATCAAAACATATCGGCCATGA
- the neurl1b gene encoding E3 ubiquitin-protein ligase NEURL1B isoform X2 — translation MGNTTPKPLIDATLQPRPVASRQYYTLPKNGAGVERRTSAAPVSINVESPRFHPHAKGKNIKLDGQLRRATRKNSFCNGITFSHRPVHLYEKVRLRLSGVHTGWSGALRFGFTSLDPSELVATDIPKYACPDLVTRPGYWAKALPERLALKDNVLSFWADRHGRVFYSINDGEPILFHCGLSIGCPLWAIIDIYGITQEVTLLESTFAESVGSSCLSAARLSAYLPQSSHDSANYNNNQLENNQAAAAKMANLQLNNYTQLIPCCSSTSSSSTPSSSASTGFSTPRVVRGLPSPLDNDLHFHPVRGSDVILSADRFAACIHFLDSSRTLVFSDRPLHVGETLYVEVGHLGLPYFGALMFGLTSCDPASLHAADLPADPEVLLDRKEYWVVHRGFPMPCSGDVLSFSLLPSGDVHHGVNGVGRGRLLCVDTSQVLWAFFTLHGAVNRLRILGTLQSSPPSTSPSTSQSNSPDDSDSDLAFSVNRSSSASESSLVTAPSSPLSPPVSPTLTASELPSAGKNGECTICFDQDVDTVIYTCGHMCLCNDCGLKLKRQINACCPICRRPIKDVIKTYRP, via the exons ATGGGGAATACGACACCTAAACCTTTGATAG ATGCGACGCTGCAACCCCGCCCGGTGGCCAGCAGGCAGTACTACACCCTGCCTAAGAATGGTGCAGGTGTGGAGAGAAGAACGTCCGCCGCTCCAGTCAGCATCAATGTGGAGTCACCCCGCTTTCACCCCCACGCCAAAGGCAAGAATATCAAGCTGGATGGGCAGCTTCGGCGTGCCACACGCAAGAACAGCTTCTGTAATGGCATCACTTTCAGCCACAGGCCTGTCCACCTCTATGAGAAG GTGCGTCTTCGCCTGAGTGGCGTACACACTGGCTGGAGTGGAGCTCTACGCTTCGGTTTCACCAGTTTGGACCCCAGTGAATTGGTCGCTACAGACATCCCCAAGTATGCTTGCCCAGACCTGGTGACACGGCCCGGCTACTGGGCCAAAGCTCTGCCTGAGAGACTGGCCTTGAAGGACAATGTTTTGTCATTCTGGGCTGATCGCCATGGAAGAGTTTTCTACAGCATCAACGATGGAGAGCCCATCCTCTTCCACTGTGGGCTCAGCATCGGCTGTCCACTCTGGGCCATCATAGATATCTATGGCATCACTCAGGAGGTCACACTGCTTG AAAGCACGTTTGCTGAGAGTGTGGGATCCAGCTGCCTGAGTGCAGCCCGTCTGAGTGCCTATCTGCCCCAGAGTAGCCACGACTCAGCCAATTACAACAACAATCAACTGGAGAACAACCAGGCTGCTGCTGCCAAGATGGCCAACCTCCAGCTCAATAACTACACTCAGCTTATCCCCTGCTGctcctccacctcttcctcctccacaccATCCTCATCTGCCTCCACTGGATTCAGCACCCCGAGGGTGGTCCGGGGCCTTCCTTCCCCGCTGGACAATGACTTGCACTTTCACCCCGTTCGTGGCTCTGATGTAATACTCTCTGCAGACCGCTTTGCCGCCTGCATCCACTTTCTGGACAGCAGTCGGACTCTGGTGTTCAGTGACCGTCCGCTGCATGTGGGTGAGACTTTGTACGTGGAAGTCGGCCACCTGGGCCTGCCCTACTTTGGGGCGCTGATGTTTGGTTTAACATCCTGTGACCCTGCCAGTCTACATGCCGCGGACTTACCGGCAGACCCTGAAGTTCTCCTGGACCGTAAAGAGTATTGGGTGGTGCATCGGGGCTTCCCCATGCCTTGCTCTGGAGATGTGCTCAGCTTCAGTCTGCTGCCCAGCGGAGATGTGCACCACGGGGTGAATGGAGTGGGACGTGGGAGACTGCTCTGTGTGGACACCTCTCAGGTCCTCTGGGCCTTTTTCACCCTGCATGGGGCTGTCAACAGACTCAGGATACTGG GAACACTGCAGTCCAGTCCTCCCTCCACATCCCCCAGCACTTCTCAAAGCAACAGCCCCGATGACAGTGACTCCGACCTGGCGTTCAGTGTCAACAGATCCTCCTCTGCCTCGGAATCCTCTCTGG TGACTGCTCCCAGCTCCCCCCTCAGCCCTCCCGTCTCTCCGACTCTCACCGCCTCAGAACTGCCCTCTGCTGGAAAAAACGGAGAATGCACCATTTGCTTCGACCAGGACGTGGACACCGTCATCTACACCTGTGGACACATGTGTCTGTGCAACGACTGTGGGCTGAAGCTGAAGAGACAGATCAATGCGTGCTGTCCGATATGCAGGAGGCCGATCAAAGATGTTATCAAAACATATCGGCCATGA